The following coding sequences are from one Spirochaeta lutea window:
- a CDS encoding mechanosensitive ion channel family protein, translating to MNSIINSLGGIGRALLPYLGLLITALLTMVLILVTRRIGRKKQISPYSRQVITGAMVLLGFFIAVLVLPVSSEARGQILSLLGILVSAVIALSSTNLMGNAMAGIMLRLSRSFRPGDFIEVEQTRGRVFQQGLFTTQIQIITRDVINLPNLYLIQNSLRVVNKEGSFISAPVSLGYDCHHLTVEEALKHAAQSCGLKERFVYVEELLDHAVVYRVYGFLEDYTRILTAKSDLKKAMLDSLHNRGIEIVSPSFVTRRLQEEHTRILPQDTSRKEKTVESPQKKEESIEEKTFDKAEEAADLEELKEDYQELDKNIEALKEKKKQAESPDERQKIDEKLKTKSKQQSLLQERIDARQDEQSRQ from the coding sequence ATGAACTCGATCATAAACAGTTTAGGCGGAATCGGCCGAGCCCTGCTTCCCTACCTCGGATTGCTCATCACCGCTCTGCTCACCATGGTTCTTATTCTGGTAACCCGGCGGATTGGCAGGAAAAAACAGATCAGTCCTTATAGCCGGCAGGTAATTACTGGAGCCATGGTTCTTCTGGGTTTTTTTATAGCCGTTTTGGTCCTTCCGGTTAGCAGCGAAGCCCGAGGTCAGATTCTGAGCCTGTTGGGTATACTGGTAAGCGCGGTAATAGCGCTCTCCTCCACTAACCTAATGGGAAACGCTATGGCGGGAATTATGTTGCGTCTTTCCCGGTCCTTCCGGCCCGGTGATTTTATCGAGGTAGAACAGACCCGGGGCCGAGTCTTCCAGCAGGGGTTATTTACCACCCAGATCCAGATAATCACCAGAGATGTTATCAATCTACCCAACCTCTACCTGATACAGAACAGCCTCCGGGTAGTGAATAAGGAGGGGAGCTTTATCTCCGCACCGGTATCATTGGGGTACGATTGCCATCATCTGACGGTAGAAGAGGCCCTGAAGCATGCTGCCCAATCATGCGGGCTCAAGGAACGTTTTGTGTATGTTGAAGAGCTTTTGGACCATGCGGTGGTATACCGGGTATACGGTTTTTTAGAGGACTATACCCGGATTCTGACTGCAAAATCCGACCTGAAAAAGGCTATGCTTGATTCCTTGCACAATCGTGGTATCGAGATTGTATCTCCGAGCTTCGTCACCAGACGGCTCCAGGAGGAACATACCCGAATTCTTCCCCAGGATACCTCCAGGAAGGAAAAGACAGTTGAATCACCCCAGAAAAAGGAAGAGTCCATAGAAGAAAAAACCTTTGATAAGGCCGAGGAAGCCGCGGATTTAGAGGAGCTCAAGGAAGACTACCAGGAACTCGACAAGAACATTGAAGCCTTGAAGGAGAAAAAAAAGCAGGCAGAATCTCCCGATGAACGCCAAAAAATTGATGAGAAACTAAAGACCAAATCAAAACAACAATCGCTTCTTCAGGAGAGAATTGATGCACGCCAGGATGAACAATCCCGCCAGTGA